A stretch of Malus sylvestris chromosome 11, drMalSylv7.2, whole genome shotgun sequence DNA encodes these proteins:
- the LOC126591477 gene encoding ADP-ribosylation factor-like protein 2: MGLLSIIRKIKRKEKEIRILMVGLDNSGKTTIVLRINGEDTSVVSPTLGFNIKTIIYQKYTLNIWDVGGQKTIRSYWRNYFEQTDGLVWVVDSSDLRRLEDCKAELDNLLKEERLSGSSLLILANKQDIKGALAPEEIAKVLNLEAMDKTRHWQIVGCSAFTGEGLLEGFDWLVQDIASRIYVLD, translated from the coding sequence ATGGGGCTTCTCAGCATTATTCgaaaaattaaaaggaaggaaaaagaaatacgTATACTCATGGTCGGGCTTGACAATTCTGGCAAGACTACCATTGTGCTGAGAATTAATGGAGAGGACACCAGCGTTGTCAGTCCCACACTCGGTTTCAACATCAAGACCATCATTTACCAAAAGTATACCCTCAACATATGGGATGTCGGGGGCCAGAAAACAATAAGATCGTACTGGAGAAACTATTTCGAGCAAACTGATGGTCTGGTATGGGTAGTTGACAGTTCAGATCTTAGAAGGCTAGAAGACTGCAAAGCGGAGCTCGACAATCTTTTGAAGGAGGAGAGGCTTTCTGGATCATCCTTGTTGATACTAGCAAACAAGCAGGACATAAAAGGTGCCCTTGCTCCGGAAGAAATTGCTAAGGTTTTGAACTTGGAGGCCATGGATAAAACTCGGCATTGGCAAATTGTCGGCTGCAGTGCATTCACCGGTGAGGGACTGCTTGAAGGATTCGATTGGTTGGTCCAAGACATTGCCTCTCGGATCTATGTTCTTGACTAG